From Arachis hypogaea cultivar Tifrunner chromosome 3, arahy.Tifrunner.gnm2.J5K5, whole genome shotgun sequence:
ATAACTTTTGtccgaaaaatataaaaaattatggtataatatttttttttgatgaaAGACTGATTTATCTGTTAGAGCAAAACTTTGGGGATTGATTTGTGTGTTAATATTTTTTGAGACTATAATgcctgtttttaaaatttttgaggaCTAATTTGTCTGTTGGAGTAAAATTTTggggattgatctgtgtattaatttttttggactaAAATGTCCACTTTTAAAATTCTTGGAACTGATTTGGGCAAGTCCCTgtagttttactaaatttttaattagattcctatacttttttttttaattgggtccctataccaattattttttttcaattaagtccctactAATGTTAAACACCTAAAAACGTTAGTGAAGTGTAAATTTACTTATTTGCCCATATTCTACACTTATAATTTCTACCCTCCACCACTCCCACCTCGTCCACCATTTCCTCACCCTCCTTCTCCGTCACCACTCTTTCTCTACCAACAAGTTCTCTTTCTATCGTAGCAAATTTTTTGCCataatcaacacaaatttaaaaCTGACATGATCAAAAGTAGAATTTGTACGATgacataatcaattaattacaAGTAAAATAATTACAAGGAAAACACATAATcaaaatttataatcaaaattttttagcaCAATCAAATTAAGCAAAACTAGAAGCAGAATGAAGTAAAAGTAGaatgaaacaaaaacaaaaacaaaaacaaaatgaaatagaTCAGAAGCCAAATCTGAGACGagcaacaaacaacaacaacgtaTGGGAAGGAAGCAATATGTCGGCAATAATAGATTCATATccaaaaaaaatcaacaacaaaagtGCAGTCAACATGTAAtagtccagaccacccgctagtatgatattgtccgctttggtacacaaggcctcacggttttgtctttgacgataaGGATGATAGCCGAAATCTCCCACACTCACttgtcaaaatgcgtcatgctagggagaggtatccacactcttataaggcatgcttcgttcccctccccaactaATATGGGAcattacaatccaccccctaaatGAGTCATCCGGGCTCCGGCTctaataccatctgtaacagctcagaccacccgctagtacgatattgtccgctttagcACACAAGACCTcacagttttgcctttgacgatagggatgatagccgaaaccccccacactcactcatcaaaacatgtcatgttagggagaggtatccacacctttataaggcatgcttcgttttcCTCCCCAACTAATGTGGGACCTTACACAACTATTCTTGATCCAGAATTAACAATTCAATTATACAAATTTCAAATTCCAGAACCACAACAAATTTAAATCACAAGTCAACAAAAATTTTAGATTCTGATTTAAGAACCACCCGCCTGGATGCAAAAACGAGCTCTGGACGCCGACGATTGTACATGGTGGCGAACAAAATTGGCTGAGGAAGACGACAATGTCCACAGCGGCAGAATCACCCAACGCGACGATGGCGCGTAACACATGGCCAGAAACGGCGCCGAGGTCAGTGCTGTCATGAAGGGGAAGATGGAGACGAAGGTGCATAAGATGGCTGGTATGTATGGCGATAGCAAGCatggagtgagagagagagagagggggcaCCCAACCGCCCTCACGATAGTTGTTCCTCTATATTCGTCATTGAATCACTGTTGGTTTCATACTTGTCGTCGCTGGTCCACCGCTTGCATCCGCCTTCCATAAATCTTTTTTTCATTGGTTCTAATTAGATCTGCAAAAGGTGTGATGGCGGAGATGAGAGAACGAGAGGTGAGAGTCAGCACAAAAGAGGGAGGGCAAAACACATTGAGGGCTAGGGATGGTGAGGGTGAGGGTTTTTAATTAAACCCAGCAGCAAAGCTCAATAAAAATGCAGCAAGTAGGGTTTAGAGTTTCTGAGTCTGAAAAAATGATAAGagtaattttagaatttaaaaaatattgaggtGTTTTAGATTAGGTTTTTTATGTTTAACTTTAAAATATTCGTTTTTTTTAACAGAATATTTCGTTATATCAGTCTTTTTTTAGACGGtagagacttaattgaaaaaaattaaataatataagaatccaattaaaaagaaaaaaagtatagaaacctaattgaaaattttgtaaaattataggaatctgcagagtaattaaacctttatattttgtattttttatgtaataaaatcattttgattatcattattgttagcctatttaagtatttatttaTCAATAAATTAAAGCTACGCAGTCAAATAATTTATCGACTAAGTTCCAACTAAGTTAGATATCCGTGTTTCTTTTTTTAATGTGGTCGTCATCATTAtcgtcttcttcttctaattctttttcttatttttcaaagaCGCCATcctcctcatcctcctcctccttctgcaCGCTTCTTCTTCAACAACGCTATCGTCATCGTTCTCTTCTTCTCAatgtcttttttctttgtttgattttttctccttcttttttcttattaTCCTCCTTTATCATCGTCGTCGTTATCGTtgtcttcatcttcctcatctcTTATATATGTTTAGAAAACTAGAGAATATCAATTTTAACCAACTTGGATTGGTCGAGTGGTCAAGTCACTCgtctgcttaagcaagtgtcgagaATTTGAATCTCGCCTTTTGCATGTAGCAACCCATTAACTAGCAGCAGATCCTTAAATAGAGTTCCGATCCGCAACGGATTAGTCATTGATCTGTCGGTATAAGGGATACCGtaggcaacaaaaaaaaaaagagaacatcaATTTTGATTCACAGCACAAAAATTTTAGTGTACAAcccaaatttttaaaagatcACATATCTAAAACATTGACATTCAATTAACAAAATATACGCAATACAAAAAATTTGTTACTtaacacaaaaatatttaaagaacTATATGTCCAAAACATTGATATCTAACCAACAAAATACATATAGCACAAAGATTTTGgtatacaacataaaaaattttgtgcTATTTTTGTATGCAcagcataaaatttttttaaagattataaTTGATTCACCAAACCAATAAAATATAtttgcaaaaaaaatttatatactataagaaaaaaatttctgtactatagataaatttttttatgctatATCAATAAAACTTTTCATTATAAGCAAAAAATTTTGTGCTATGTAtataaatttatgtgttatttcAATAAGTTTTTGTGcttttcaacaaaaaattttgtattaaaaaGTACGAAAAAAAGTAAACAATAATACATATACATGTATTTATTTTGTTGGACTTGTCTCAATTTAGTTATTAGCATCaccatttatttattatatatctcCAATATCCAATAGCAATGACCATCTGAACAATTATTATTAGAAGTATATACCTTTAATTAATATGATTTCtttctataaaatatatagttGGTAAAAGAGGTGGCAACTTGTTCACCAAAAATAGAAGTCGGTTCTGCTACCTTTTCTTGAAGGCAATAGCTGAATGTTGAAGAAAGGTATCAATCCTCATCCAGCGTTGAAACTTTTTAAGGCTAATTCAGTTAATTTGGTTGCCTGTTAGAAGATGGTAGAGAATAATTAATCACCTATATttagtaaatttatttattagattgaTTAATGTTTTTACCAAAAGAAATAATTATAAAACTGAATCGCTTGTTAGTTAGCTTGGTTAATTGGTTTTTAtattcattcattgtattttgaTGGTTTTAGTCTCTCATTCTCTCTTATAAAAGTTGGGTGCAAAACATTTTAATGTATATAGAATCCATTAGaaggagaaaaaataaataaaatagagggATTAGAAGTATACAAAGATTAAAGCATGTTCCAAAAGTGAAGCTAGCTTAGGTTTCTCAGTGATCACACAATGGGAAGCAATTTCAATAATGTTTCCTAATTATAGTGCCAAATCACTCCTCATTATAATGATCTTTTGCTAGATCCTGAAAGATATAAAGTATGGTTTATAATAATCCAATTACAATTAGATTAAATGAATTAAGCAGAAGAGATAGAGAATTGAATTGTAAATGGTGGTGTGATCTCATTTGCATGTGATAACTTGTGAATACAGCATGTCTTAGTTAGTTCCGCCAGCTATTTGTCCCCTCATCCATGCATATTATACAAAGAGAAAGAACTCATCAATAAATTAAAGCCTAACTTGCCATTGCTAACGTGATCCACAAGGTTGCTTATGAGTTATGATTATGAGGCGGCAAAACGGggcaaaattttataaaactaaatttCTATTATCATATTATGACGTAGTAAAGAGTATAATCAAGACAACTATTACATGTCATTATTGCACATTGCAGATTTAACCAAAGTCGTcactttttcattattattattattatcgtagATTCCCAATTGGTAGTTAATGATCACAATTGATTAGTACCTCGGTGAATTTTTTTAGTTTACAACAATGATTGATTAGGcatcttttcatttttagtttaatttctttaatttagcagctctatttatttaaagaaaattcgTTATGATCTCTTGAATCTTACACCTGCAAATTAAAGAGTGATTTTAAAGGTTTTAACTTGTTTGTGACGTGAAAGTAAAATATGTGGCTTCTTCTCTCCCCACACTAAACTTGACTCGCAAACAAAACGGTTACTTCAAAAATACGCAGGCCTACTTTACTCATCCCTGATCGTACCAAAGTTGCGAGAATTGGACCGGTCATTAAACCGGTCATCCAACTGGGTCGAACCGCAGTGATATGGTACACTCCATATGTGCATCTGATTTTCAAGTTGCATAATAAATTCCTTGTAAAGTCGTAATCATATAGTAGTTGTATGTTGggattaaaatattaaatgtcCCACCTTTATCACCAATCAACTTGTAAGATAACACTTAGTCGTCGCGGagattatttttttaaccaataattagttaatataataatagatgaacaaagattaaaaaaacaaaaaaaaataaaaaaaaaagataatagttACTGATTATTGACTGAGAaaattgattctttttttttctatatcatATTTTCTTAGGTTATTTTACTGTTATTATTTTAAGGAAATACGTTTATTAGTAATTCATTCTGACATATTAAATGAAGTATTTATAATCAATTCCAAGTTCTGTACTTTTGTTTAATGTTCTAGACATACCAATAATTGATAACAGGGAGTATACTATGTAATGCAACTTAGTATACTGCGAgtattaaaatataattcaaaagATTTTATATATAGATTTGACAAACTACTCTAAAAAAAACATGtgcgatatttttttttatatatatataaaaagagaagaaataaagcCATCCGTTAAACTTATTAATATATAGTAAAACTAAAGATTCTTAGAAGACTTGTAACTGTTAACAAAGCTTTTCTTATTACCACTTAAGtttcttcttaaaaaaataatattttagcgATATAGGTGATATTAACttagtttttgaattatttttggcATTAGATTAGTCTTGAAAGATATGTGTAATGTccctttttttggtttcccacggtatcccccagccCAGCAGGCCAAGAAAATGTCCCTTTGATCTTTCAAGAAAGTATAATAATGACCAAATGACCTATACATGTACCCAGACACTTagaatttatttgtttgtttattttatgtCACATGTATATTAGAGAACCAACAAGATGTCATAGATATCTTTCAATATTAAACAATGCCaaaatataattatcaaaatttaaaaagtaatagaaaaaatataaatgtaTTTGAGTTGAATAAATTAGAGGGGATGAGGGGAGGGTGTATTACGGGTAGGTTGGTGTGTTAGGCATATGATGGGTGGAGTAGCATTATCAATTGTTGATTACATAAGCATAAAGCATATGCAATAAGCTGTAAGCATATCACAATTAAATATTCATGGAACCGACAACCAAGTTAACTTGGCCATCACCGCATCAACATTAACATTTAACAGTAACAAAGATCTTGCTAACACACTCGCTAAACAACACCAACAAAGGTTATTTAACAAGTACTTTTAACTAATTCCCAATAACAAAACCATAGTACAAGctgttggatttttttttttttccaatgtcAGCACTGTCGTTTTGAAACATttgcttattattattagtatctaCTAGTATAAAAGATATTTACAAGTTTATTGAGTACAAAACCAATAAGCCATAAAAAATTAACAGATCATAAGACATGATAAaagaataacacaaaatatttcaATTAATCTATCAATAACTCTGCATAATCTGCATGTAAAGCTGTAAATGTACCGATATTTGCCACAACCACATCAATAACTAATAGAATATAGTAAAtactaaaatcaatcactaacataaaatataaaatatatattaaaaataaattaaattatatatatttgtatataaatatataattaaccgatcccacttagtgggacaaggctttgttgttgttgtatataaatatataattattgataatatttttgaTAACTAAATTAGAATCATTCCATGAGATCCCGCTAAATCCCACTGCCTCCTCTATAATAGAATGATTAAAATTAAGAGATTTTTATAACTTCACTAGCTCATCACCACTACACCTAATTTCATTTTCAAAGAAGCAAACAATCTCGGCCTGGAAAAAGGGAGTATTTTTTTTGTAAGATCTCCATCACCATATCTGTTGGAATGATTTGTGACGAAGAGCATGGACTCATTGGGCTGGCCAGAGCCCAATTCTCTTGACAATGCGGTAAAAGGTTGGGATTGAGCATGTTCATATATGTTCTTTTTTGGTCGTGATGTTCAAATATGGTTGGAATAGGTTCAGGCTGGGTGTGGACTTCATTATTGGCATTGGGTATCTAATAGGTGTAGGTGAAACTGTTTTTTGGGACTCGGTGTTGTTTCCATTATGTTGGGCTTGGTTAGAAACTGTGTTTTGGGTTCACGCCTACTACTATTGACCATTAAACTTTGTTGTTTACTGCCATGTACCTTAATGACATAAGAAATACTTCCCTTTTCTAACAAAAAAGTAGCGTCCGAAACGCTAGTTGCTATTTCATGTTATCCTGTGTGAGTTCTTTCTTTGGGCTTGTTAGCCCTGTTTTAATTCGGAAAAAAATCCAGTGAGTAATGAAGAAAACAAGTGCTATTTAACCAAGTTGGTCGTCTTGTGCATGTAACAACTCATTGGCATGTAAcaactcattggccagcggcaaactcTTAAATGGAGCTCAATACCATGGCGAATTAGTCCTTGACTTGCCGGGTTGGGAGATACCgtgggatacaaaaaaaaaaaagaaaaaacaagtgtATTCTGTATTCACCATACTATACATTTAAAGTTGTGCTTCTTTCTAGATATTGTATTTagtaatcaaaaataaaaatttcagtccAAAAACACACAATTTCAATCTCTGCCAAACGCTACCTAATATCTCTAATACTTGCCAACGTACTCAGTCACATGTTTCTTTCCACCAAGACATAATAGTCTCCCATTCTCTCTCGAGCCTTTCTCTCATAGTTCCCTTCCCTTTCTTAATCTTTTATGTCTCTATCCCTCCCCGAACTAAAAAAGAAGCCATCTTCTATTGGGATATTGTTGTGGTTGCTACCTTGCTACGAAGCTCTTGGAGTGGGGTCTAACCAGTTCATAATTTTTTCAGCCTAGATTCTTTTTACTCATTCATTGGCTTTCTACCACTTATATTGTTTTAACTGAAATCTGTGTTATTGTTAAATTATAATTGTTTCAGTCTATGGCTTTATAGAGGTTTTGAATAAAAAGTAAGGTTCTAGTTTCACGTTGATCATCCCTTGGCTCATAATTAAGGATAGGAACCTGGAGCACTTAAATATTATCCGAGTCCGAAAGCACATACAAAGATACTCGCAGCAATTACCTACCACTGCTTTCAATTACAGTGGTTTCCCTTCCCAATTCCCATATCAATTAATCAACCGTTTCTTATCTAGCGACCACTAGAAGAGActcaatttaattataatattaataattaggtaaatagaaaaaaatataaataaaaaagggaaagaaatgtGGGATGCAATCAGTAGGCAATTGGGATGGAAACCCTATCGACTGTGGATAGCATCCCTACGGTTGTCTGGCCGCTGCCCGATCAAACTAACCGGCCGCCATATCATTCCCATTTCAACGGAAAATGATATCAAGCTGCTAGCTTAATCAGGCTTTCTTTGTACGCACTGACGCTACCACGAGAAAAAAAACCACACATCTGTTTTTCCCCGTGCAAAATAAAATCAGTGCATAAAACCCCAAACATTGaaccaacaaaataaaattaacattaataaaaatataagctAGAGTGCGGGGGCTCATATCAAGTGTAAAATAGAATGGATCTGTCATAGTAGGGAAAAAAATCCCAATTCGTTCGTATTTAAAGTAGGAACAAGAGAGAAGAATCGAgatggaaggaaaagaaaaaaaggctAGTGTTTGATTTGGAAACAAGAAAGCGAAGAGGGAGGTGGAGGAGtatacaaagaagaagaagaagaagaagaagaagaagaagaagtaacatGAGATACCAAAGCCGAAACCACGTTTTTAGGGTTTCGGCGGCACCATTGATTAGGAATTGGAAAATTTTCCCCACTCGAGCCCTCTCTCATTCCAATCACTGCCCCCAGCTCAATCTAGGTGCTTATCGCTTTATATAACGGTGGATCTTTTAGGGTTTCGTTTccacttttttttgttttcaattgattttagtttttacctaaaaaaattattaattaattcccCCCACCCCACCTAGTCCCTTCACCCAATAATGGTAGAGAATTCACCATTTTTACCATTGGCCACACTAAGATGCGCGCGACGCACGGAAAGAAAAATTAGTATAtactatttaatataaatttaaaagtgttatataatttataaattgattaaataatctataaattaatattaaatttaaaaatattgtataaagtattaattttgttatttgtatataatttaatataattattcaaGTAGGAGAGAATATAAAGTGAaatcttatatattttaaaagatataagtATTTAATATTGGAGTCATACAAAAATTAcatattaatttgtttttatttttgtattatttataaaatcgAAGTTGAGATAAGAGACAcagataatataaaattaatttggttttatGTCAGACAAATCTATCACCGAAGCAATATACCTGTTAAAAAGGATGATGGAGATGTATCTTAGTAATAAAAGAGATCTACATAtgattttattgatttaaaaaaagTGTACGATATGGTGTCAAAGGAAGTCTTATAGAAGGTTTTAAAAAGGAAGAGAATAAGGATCATATATATTCGTACAATAAAAgacatatataataaaattataactaGTATAAAGATTTAATGTGgtgtaacaaaaatattttttgtaggtaTAAAATTACACTAAAAATCATCTTTAAATTTATACCTCTTCAAAGAGAGTTGATAATATATATGGCAAAATTAAAGTTCGAAGCAAATCtcaaaaagaaataaaggatTTATGCCTTTTCAATGTAAAGAATTATTCAAAAAACCATCTATATATAGAACCTAGATTTTAACTCAAGCTAATGTCAAATATCACTTAATATTTCAAACAAGTAGAGTTGTTatatgaagaagaaaaatggcTTATAAAGTGTAATATATGTTGCggttaaaaagttaaaatttgaagTTTTAGAAAGTGATTCGGGTGAGTTTTGTAAAAAATAGATTAAGTGATAAATAATTAAGATGAGAGATTCGGGGTAAGTAAGTTTGTGAGAAAAACACTTTTATTAATGACAAATAAACAATATAAGAACTAACGATGAGAAATAGAGGTGAAAAACAAGTGTTGAGACATCCACTAATGTCACAAGAGGATAAATGAGTTTTGTTTAAAGTGGACAGGGGTTGATTAATTACTCTCAACTCTCAAGTTTCAAATGGCCAAAAAAGGAACACATCATcatgtaattatttatttctctctgttttctACAACATATATATCTCATGAATGAAGTCATTGGTAACAATGGTGTTCCTCTGCTTACTCAGGGTTCATTGTCGGATTGAACCAACAACTAGTATTGTACTGCTACTCTACTGCTATCAATTTTAACTAAAACAAGTCATTAATCTACTCAgctttcttatattttctttaCTAAAACAAATTATACATATAGGAAACTACAGTTATATTGAAAATAATCTGTTATTCGAGTTATACTGCTTTGTTTAATTATTTGAAGTTTATCATCtaccaattttcttttatttttttggaagaTATACATAGAAACAActtataaaacaaaataaaaatacatatatacgTTTTATGGACCTTTTTCTCAAGAAAAGTTCTGGCATCTGAAAATGCTTTCTTGTTTGATCATCCCCACTATATTTTGTTGAGGTTTTTTGAAGCAATGTTAAAGTCCATGTGACATACAGTATATAGTATGAAAATTTCTTATCTACTCTACAGCAAATCCATTTTTACTCCAAGTTGTGAAGCACTATATGTCTATATATATCATGGTGCTCACACACTCGAGCGCGCGAGCGCACACACATATATTAAACTGACTTTTTATAAATTAAGTATGTATAATAATAGTAATGGTGTTAAGAtgataaataacattttttatttttatgatttatatatgtTGAAGAGTATTTTAGAGAAGAAAGTTTTATATTAGATTTCTCCTATATTCTCTTTATCTATGGCAAGTACATAGTATATAGTAGattatatatagtatatagtaGATAAAAGAGAGTGTAAATGTTTTTCTACATGTATTTTGTACACCTACTTATGTAGCAGTTCTGCTGAAGTATGTGCTGCTAGTGCTAGTAATGGTCTCTTTTGAGAGGATATGCATCACTGCTACATTTGAGAAATGAAGATTCTTATGATCCTCTAGGCACTTCATACATTTTTTCTCCACAAATCTATAGCTTCTGATGCTCTATAGCTTCTGATGCTCTTAGTTACCTGTTGGACAATAAGACCAAAACCTCAGCAAATATATGTTATGTTGGGTCCATGTTATGTTATTCACAGCATAATGTAACATATATAGTGGATAAAGGACAAGTAAGAATTTCATCTGCAACACAACTAGATGAATGAAGTCTAAAAATACTTACAAGATCAGACCTTCCTTTTGCGCTTGTGAGCCTTCAATTGCCTGATAATGTATTGGATAATTTCTTTCAGTGTGGCTCTCCTTCCCTCCTTCCAGTTCCAAATTTCTGGCACAGTGTACCTTCCACTGGAATTGTATTCTTCTATTTCCATCAATGCATCTGTTACAGCCTTGTATACCACTTCACCGTGCTCATCTCTCAGCAATTTCAGCttttcatcattttcatctattATCTTCTGAAATTACCAAAATTTCTCAAAAACATTACCTTGTCTTCGGTAGCATTCTTAACAATAATCTGACACGATTGAAAATATTGTATACCTGTAAAACACCATTGACCTCGGTTATTTTGAAAGGATGCCAAGCTGAATTCTTCAGATTGTCCTCCCATGATGAACATAGCATGGCGGATATCTCTTGCCATGGTTCATTTGAGTACTTCTGCGAGCACGAATCTCGAAAAGGTTTCGGATCTAATTCTCCCAATCTTTTAATTCCAAGTTGAGATCGACTACAGAACATGTCTTGTAAACTCTAcaagaaaaaatgataaatagTATGCATCTAAGATAGTTAATTGTGGCAGATTAATCATGTAAACTtgactcactgtatgtggcaGAATAAGGAGGGATGAAATCTTACATTTATAGATTCTTTACGAGCATCAAGTAGTTCTTGCTTATACTCTTGCTCTTTAACTACCAGGAAACTGTTAAGGTTTTCCACACGCTCCAAATATTCCATTTTGTCCTTCAACTGATTTTGAAAAGTTGTAATTGCAGTGTTTAAATTACCAGCACTTCCTTCATCACTTTCTACATCACTCTGATTGTGTAACTCCCTTCTTAACTGTATGCGACAGTCAAAAGTATAGATTCAGGGAAGAAAGTTTCAACAAAGATAGTAATTTAGATACAATTTAAAGTATTCAATTGTACATTCAGATTAAAGTTCCATCTTTGAGTCACATCTCACATGTAATTGCAAGTTTAAAATCCCTAAGATTCTCAAAATTTTTTTGTCACATTCTCTTCTTCCTATTATCAATAGAAAATacagattttaattttaactttgaaGATATGGACGGACACAAACTTTAGCTTCTAGGAACCATCTCAGCCAGAAAATGCTATTAAATACTAGTAACTTTGAAGATACTATTGaatgcaaaacaaaagaaagacaaAATGCAGAGAATCCGAATTTTCAACCAAGTTATATAATGAAACTGCTACAATACTTGATGGGAATGTTTGATCACAGGAAACCACACAAGCATCCCAAATAATCAACAATTGAAGGATCTGATCAATTGTGACCTTTTGAATCTCCTCAATAAAATTCTTCTGCTGCAGTTCATTCAGGGCCTTACTCTCCTCCAATTGCTTGGTAATCTTCCCATGCTCTTCCTTTAAACATTCCATGTTATGATTCGAAT
This genomic window contains:
- the LOC112791606 gene encoding factor of DNA methylation 1 isoform X1; its protein translation is MMKSESCEETLMKLRRIIVSLQNEIDKRDHKLFEMECKHSDTLDCLQKLIMRLTEKTNYKERCLLEMECKYNEALSMVEKLKNDKDEPREGCCNGILYSDLPQMKDMVVDSNHNMECLKEEHGKITKQLEESKALNELQQKNFIEEIQKLRRELHNQSDVESDEGSAGNLNTAITTFQNQLKDKMEYLERVENLNSFLVVKEQEYKQELLDARKESINSLQDMFCSRSQLGIKRLGELDPKPFRDSCSQKYSNEPWQEISAMLCSSWEDNLKNSAWHPFKITEVNGVLQKIIDENDEKLKLLRDEHGEVVYKAVTDALMEIEEYNSSGRYTVPEIWNWKEGRRATLKEIIQYIIRQLKAHKRKRKV
- the LOC112791606 gene encoding factor of DNA methylation 1 isoform X2; the encoded protein is MMKSESCEETLMKLRRIIVSLQNEIDKRDHKLFEMECKHSDTLDCLQKLIMRLTEKTNYKERCLLEMECKYNEALSMVEKLKNDKDEPREGCCNGILYSDLPQMKDMVVDSNHNMECLKEEHGKITKQLEESKALNELQQKNFIEEIQKLRRELHNQSDVESDEGSAGNLNTAITTFQNQLKDKMEYLERVENLNSFLVVKEQEYKQELLDARKESINSLQDMFCSRSQLGIKRLGELDPKPFRDSCSQKYSNEPWQEISAMLCSSWEDNLKNSAWHPFKITEVNGVLQIIDENDEKLKLLRDEHGEVVYKAVTDALMEIEEYNSSGRYTVPEIWNWKEGRRATLKEIIQYIIRQLKAHKRKRKV
- the LOC112791606 gene encoding factor of DNA methylation 1 isoform X3, whose protein sequence is MMKSESCEETLMKLRRIIVSLQNEIDKRDHKLFEMECKHSDTLDCLQKLIMRLTEKTNYKERCLLEMECKYNEALSMVEKLKNDKDEPREGCCNDLPQMKDMVVDSNHNMECLKEEHGKITKQLEESKALNELQQKNFIEEIQKLRRELHNQSDVESDEGSAGNLNTAITTFQNQLKDKMEYLERVENLNSFLVVKEQEYKQELLDARKESINSLQDMFCSRSQLGIKRLGELDPKPFRDSCSQKYSNEPWQEISAMLCSSWEDNLKNSAWHPFKITEVNGVLQKIIDENDEKLKLLRDEHGEVVYKAVTDALMEIEEYNSSGRYTVPEIWNWKEGRRATLKEIIQYIIRQLKAHKRKRKV